A single region of the Grus americana isolate bGruAme1 chromosome 3, bGruAme1.mat, whole genome shotgun sequence genome encodes:
- the PLAGL1 gene encoding zinc finger protein PLAGL1 isoform X3: MMFVRLARNQEEQTLVAYQHCGEVYFTTVKPIEPHTELKVWYAADYAKFMEASAVFIKEESDVCPLPPVAKEPVDPWICSSCRSTFATFALLESHQCIHKDRVLTTRFRPPNKLGPVKAKSKLKGKLRGAALGKSIAQCYGTISCSSAAKLSCGSSGSTCDALVRFIPKWRNGRSSLLKGREVKQPDSFPCRLCGKIFDSIDKLTVHTYAHKGERPYKCSQHGCTKAFISKYKLLRHSATHSPQKSHQCGYCEKTFHRKDHLKNHLQTHDPNKMAFKCEECGKKYNTKLGYKRHLALHAATSGDLTCRVCAQEFGGTEVLLEHLKSHAGKPTGNTKEKKHKCDHCERHFYTRKDVRRHMVVHTGCKDFLCQFCAQRFGRKDHLTRHTRKTHPQELLKSRLQNGDSVGLLDQLFPFRLKEDASTLSPFPERVSVQNGILNSSESEEYNCSHLHSQPSLQTALPLEPSPHLQRMGCADSLPAVHPTPCSTAVPANLNLHQPNKYDLSSTSFAAGSLKNIPIKVDVKGYNVHLLEDLPLPEPQSLHKISLEEASSGPVGDTNKYPVHKETEAAAETTSLPFMDLTHVMSFWQLPPGDNQNTTGDITMAFGPEEPSHRLNGLGQQQGLQLATGGMAINQLHHLPRSFPSTTNSVTLPHFHHAFK; the protein is encoded by the exons ATGATGTTTGTCCGGCTAGCCCGGAACCAAGAAGAACAGACCCTTGTGGCTTATCAGCACTGTGGAGAAGTCTACTTCACAACTGTTAAG CCAATTGAACCCCACACGGAATTGAAAGTATGGTATGCTGCCGATTATGCCAAATTTATGGAAGCTTCTGCAGTCTTCATTAAAGAAGAATCTGATGTCTGTCCTTTGCCTCCAGTAGCA AAAGAGCCCGTAGACCCTTGGATATGCTCCAGCTGTAGAAGTACTTTTGCAACTTTTGCTCTGCTGGAATCTCACCAGTGCATCCATAAAGACCGAGTCCTTACCACCAGGTTCAGACCACCGAATAAATTGGGACCcgtaaaagcaaaaagcaaactcAAAGGGAAACTGAGAGGAGCAGCATTAGGCAAAAGCATTGCTCAGTGCTACGGGACCATTTcctgttcctctgctgcaaaGCTGAGCTGTGGCAGCTCAGGAAGCACTTGTGATGCTCTTGTGAGGTTTATACCTAAATGGAGAAATGGCCGGTCTTCACTGTTGAAGGGAAGAGAAGTGAAGCAGCCAGACAGTTTCCCTTGCCGACTCTGTGGGAAGATATTTGATTCCATTGACAAGCTCACAGTCCACACTTACGCACACAAAGGGGAGCGCCCCTACAAGTGTTCACAGCACGGATGCACAAAAGCCTTCATTTCCAAATATAAACTGCTCAG GCACTCAGCCACTCATTCTCCACAGAAATCTCACCAGTGTGGCTACTGTGAAAAGACCTTTCACAGGAAAGACCATCTAAAGAATCACCTTCAGACTCATGACCCTAACAAGATGGCCTTCAAGTGTGAAGAATGTGGCAAGAAGTACAACACCAAACTAGGCTACAAGAGACACTTGGCTCTTCATGCAGCCACCAGTGGGGACCTTACCTGTAGGGTATGTGCCCAGGAATTTGGTGGCACTGAAGTTCTGTTGGAACACCTCAAAAGCCATGCAGGGAAACCAACTGGCAAtaccaaggaaaagaaacataagTGTGACCACTGTGAGCGTCACTTCTATACCCGTAAAGATGTGCGGCGTCACATGGTAGTTCACACAGGCTGCAAAGACTTTCTATGCCAGTTTTGTGCCCAGAGGTTTGGGCGGAAGGACCACTTGACTCGCCATACTAGGAAGACTCATCCACAAGAATTGCTCAAGAGCAGGTTGCAGAATGGTGACTCAGTGGGTCTCCTTGACCAGCTTTTTCCATTCAGACTGAAGGAAGATGCCAGCACACTGTCCCCTTTTCCTGAACGGGTCTCTGTGCAGAATGGGATTTTGAATAGTTCGGAATCAGAGGAATACAACTGTTCACATCTTCATTCGCAGCCAAGCTTACAAACTGCTCTTCCTCTTGAACCTTCTCCTCATTTGCAAAGGATGGGCTGTGCAGACAGCCTTCCAGCTGTCCATCCCACACCATGCTCAACAGCCGTTCCTGCCAACCTGAACCTTCATCAGCCTAATAAATACGACCTTAGTTCTACCTCATTTGCAGCAGGATCCCTCAAGAATATACCGATAAAAGTGGATGTTAAAGGTTACAATGTGCATCTTCTGGAGGACCTGCCATTACCAGAACCTCAATCTCTCCACAAAATCAGTCTGGAAGAAGCTTCCTCAGGGCCTGTAGGGGATACTAACAAGTACCCAGTGCACAAGGagacagaggcagcagctgaaacTACAAGCCTGCCTTTCATGGATCTCACTCACGTGATGAGTTTCTGGCAGCTCCCACCAGGTGACAACCAGAACACTACTGGGGACATCACAATGGCATTTGGTCCAGAGGAACCATCACACAGGCTGAATGGCCTCGGCCAACAGCAAGGTCTTCAGCTAGCAACTGGTGGGATGGCCATAAACCAGCTGCATCATCTTCCTCGCTCCTTTCCATCCACTACAAATTCTGTAACATTGCCTCATTTTCACCATGCCTTCAAATAA
- the PLAGL1 gene encoding zinc finger protein PLAGL1 isoform X1 → MSTDLLWCEDCGKSLIGECKLHGPLIRAKDRVIPSRARLTLPHYLTLRVLELRAGNQQILGVFAKKVIQKRTQFGPYVGQLSTKLTRYDESRLVLQVLKDGGKYFLDTPNEDCGNWMMFVRLARNQEEQTLVAYQHCGEVYFTTVKPIEPHTELKVWYAADYAKFMEASAVFIKEESDVCPLPPVAKEPVDPWICSSCRSTFATFALLESHQCIHKDRVLTTRFRPPNKLGPVKAKSKLKGKLRGAALGKSIAQCYGTISCSSAAKLSCGSSGSTCDALVRFIPKWRNGRSSLLKGREVKQPDSFPCRLCGKIFDSIDKLTVHTYAHKGERPYKCSQHGCTKAFISKYKLLRHSATHSPQKSHQCGYCEKTFHRKDHLKNHLQTHDPNKMAFKCEECGKKYNTKLGYKRHLALHAATSGDLTCRVCAQEFGGTEVLLEHLKSHAGKPTGNTKEKKHKCDHCERHFYTRKDVRRHMVVHTGCKDFLCQFCAQRFGRKDHLTRHTRKTHPQELLKSRLQNGDSVGLLDQLFPFRLKEDASTLSPFPERVSVQNGILNSSESEEYNCSHLHSQPSLQTALPLEPSPHLQRMGCADSLPAVHPTPCSTAVPANLNLHQPNKYDLSSTSFAAGSLKNIPIKVDVKGYNVHLLEDLPLPEPQSLHKISLEEASSGPVGDTNKYPVHKETEAAAETTSLPFMDLTHVMSFWQLPPGDNQNTTGDITMAFGPEEPSHRLNGLGQQQGLQLATGGMAINQLHHLPRSFPSTTNSVTLPHFHHAFK, encoded by the exons GGTGTGAGGATTGCGGTAAAAGCCTTATAGGAGAATGCAAACTCCACGGACCACTCATCAGGGCTAAAGATAGGGTTATTCCTAGCCGAGCCCGTCTCACCCTACCTCATTACCTCACTTTGCGAGTGTTGGAGCTGCGAGCTGGAAATCAGCAGA TCCTTGGAGTATTTGCAAAGAAAGTAATACAGAAGAGAACACAGTTTGGTCCTTATGTTGGTCAACTGTCTACAAAACTGACCCGCTATGATGAGAGCAGGCTAGTCCTGCAG GTATTGAAAGATGGAGGGAAGTACTTTCTGGACACTCCCAATGAAGACTGTGGAAACTGGATGATGTTTGTCCGGCTAGCCCGGAACCAAGAAGAACAGACCCTTGTGGCTTATCAGCACTGTGGAGAAGTCTACTTCACAACTGTTAAG CCAATTGAACCCCACACGGAATTGAAAGTATGGTATGCTGCCGATTATGCCAAATTTATGGAAGCTTCTGCAGTCTTCATTAAAGAAGAATCTGATGTCTGTCCTTTGCCTCCAGTAGCA AAAGAGCCCGTAGACCCTTGGATATGCTCCAGCTGTAGAAGTACTTTTGCAACTTTTGCTCTGCTGGAATCTCACCAGTGCATCCATAAAGACCGAGTCCTTACCACCAGGTTCAGACCACCGAATAAATTGGGACCcgtaaaagcaaaaagcaaactcAAAGGGAAACTGAGAGGAGCAGCATTAGGCAAAAGCATTGCTCAGTGCTACGGGACCATTTcctgttcctctgctgcaaaGCTGAGCTGTGGCAGCTCAGGAAGCACTTGTGATGCTCTTGTGAGGTTTATACCTAAATGGAGAAATGGCCGGTCTTCACTGTTGAAGGGAAGAGAAGTGAAGCAGCCAGACAGTTTCCCTTGCCGACTCTGTGGGAAGATATTTGATTCCATTGACAAGCTCACAGTCCACACTTACGCACACAAAGGGGAGCGCCCCTACAAGTGTTCACAGCACGGATGCACAAAAGCCTTCATTTCCAAATATAAACTGCTCAG GCACTCAGCCACTCATTCTCCACAGAAATCTCACCAGTGTGGCTACTGTGAAAAGACCTTTCACAGGAAAGACCATCTAAAGAATCACCTTCAGACTCATGACCCTAACAAGATGGCCTTCAAGTGTGAAGAATGTGGCAAGAAGTACAACACCAAACTAGGCTACAAGAGACACTTGGCTCTTCATGCAGCCACCAGTGGGGACCTTACCTGTAGGGTATGTGCCCAGGAATTTGGTGGCACTGAAGTTCTGTTGGAACACCTCAAAAGCCATGCAGGGAAACCAACTGGCAAtaccaaggaaaagaaacataagTGTGACCACTGTGAGCGTCACTTCTATACCCGTAAAGATGTGCGGCGTCACATGGTAGTTCACACAGGCTGCAAAGACTTTCTATGCCAGTTTTGTGCCCAGAGGTTTGGGCGGAAGGACCACTTGACTCGCCATACTAGGAAGACTCATCCACAAGAATTGCTCAAGAGCAGGTTGCAGAATGGTGACTCAGTGGGTCTCCTTGACCAGCTTTTTCCATTCAGACTGAAGGAAGATGCCAGCACACTGTCCCCTTTTCCTGAACGGGTCTCTGTGCAGAATGGGATTTTGAATAGTTCGGAATCAGAGGAATACAACTGTTCACATCTTCATTCGCAGCCAAGCTTACAAACTGCTCTTCCTCTTGAACCTTCTCCTCATTTGCAAAGGATGGGCTGTGCAGACAGCCTTCCAGCTGTCCATCCCACACCATGCTCAACAGCCGTTCCTGCCAACCTGAACCTTCATCAGCCTAATAAATACGACCTTAGTTCTACCTCATTTGCAGCAGGATCCCTCAAGAATATACCGATAAAAGTGGATGTTAAAGGTTACAATGTGCATCTTCTGGAGGACCTGCCATTACCAGAACCTCAATCTCTCCACAAAATCAGTCTGGAAGAAGCTTCCTCAGGGCCTGTAGGGGATACTAACAAGTACCCAGTGCACAAGGagacagaggcagcagctgaaacTACAAGCCTGCCTTTCATGGATCTCACTCACGTGATGAGTTTCTGGCAGCTCCCACCAGGTGACAACCAGAACACTACTGGGGACATCACAATGGCATTTGGTCCAGAGGAACCATCACACAGGCTGAATGGCCTCGGCCAACAGCAAGGTCTTCAGCTAGCAACTGGTGGGATGGCCATAAACCAGCTGCATCATCTTCCTCGCTCCTTTCCATCCACTACAAATTCTGTAACATTGCCTCATTTTCACCATGCCTTCAAATAA
- the PLAGL1 gene encoding zinc finger protein PLAGL1 isoform X2, with protein sequence MSTDLLFLGVFAKKVIQKRTQFGPYVGQLSTKLTRYDESRLVLQVLKDGGKYFLDTPNEDCGNWMMFVRLARNQEEQTLVAYQHCGEVYFTTVKPIEPHTELKVWYAADYAKFMEASAVFIKEESDVCPLPPVAKEPVDPWICSSCRSTFATFALLESHQCIHKDRVLTTRFRPPNKLGPVKAKSKLKGKLRGAALGKSIAQCYGTISCSSAAKLSCGSSGSTCDALVRFIPKWRNGRSSLLKGREVKQPDSFPCRLCGKIFDSIDKLTVHTYAHKGERPYKCSQHGCTKAFISKYKLLRHSATHSPQKSHQCGYCEKTFHRKDHLKNHLQTHDPNKMAFKCEECGKKYNTKLGYKRHLALHAATSGDLTCRVCAQEFGGTEVLLEHLKSHAGKPTGNTKEKKHKCDHCERHFYTRKDVRRHMVVHTGCKDFLCQFCAQRFGRKDHLTRHTRKTHPQELLKSRLQNGDSVGLLDQLFPFRLKEDASTLSPFPERVSVQNGILNSSESEEYNCSHLHSQPSLQTALPLEPSPHLQRMGCADSLPAVHPTPCSTAVPANLNLHQPNKYDLSSTSFAAGSLKNIPIKVDVKGYNVHLLEDLPLPEPQSLHKISLEEASSGPVGDTNKYPVHKETEAAAETTSLPFMDLTHVMSFWQLPPGDNQNTTGDITMAFGPEEPSHRLNGLGQQQGLQLATGGMAINQLHHLPRSFPSTTNSVTLPHFHHAFK encoded by the exons TCCTTGGAGTATTTGCAAAGAAAGTAATACAGAAGAGAACACAGTTTGGTCCTTATGTTGGTCAACTGTCTACAAAACTGACCCGCTATGATGAGAGCAGGCTAGTCCTGCAG GTATTGAAAGATGGAGGGAAGTACTTTCTGGACACTCCCAATGAAGACTGTGGAAACTGGATGATGTTTGTCCGGCTAGCCCGGAACCAAGAAGAACAGACCCTTGTGGCTTATCAGCACTGTGGAGAAGTCTACTTCACAACTGTTAAG CCAATTGAACCCCACACGGAATTGAAAGTATGGTATGCTGCCGATTATGCCAAATTTATGGAAGCTTCTGCAGTCTTCATTAAAGAAGAATCTGATGTCTGTCCTTTGCCTCCAGTAGCA AAAGAGCCCGTAGACCCTTGGATATGCTCCAGCTGTAGAAGTACTTTTGCAACTTTTGCTCTGCTGGAATCTCACCAGTGCATCCATAAAGACCGAGTCCTTACCACCAGGTTCAGACCACCGAATAAATTGGGACCcgtaaaagcaaaaagcaaactcAAAGGGAAACTGAGAGGAGCAGCATTAGGCAAAAGCATTGCTCAGTGCTACGGGACCATTTcctgttcctctgctgcaaaGCTGAGCTGTGGCAGCTCAGGAAGCACTTGTGATGCTCTTGTGAGGTTTATACCTAAATGGAGAAATGGCCGGTCTTCACTGTTGAAGGGAAGAGAAGTGAAGCAGCCAGACAGTTTCCCTTGCCGACTCTGTGGGAAGATATTTGATTCCATTGACAAGCTCACAGTCCACACTTACGCACACAAAGGGGAGCGCCCCTACAAGTGTTCACAGCACGGATGCACAAAAGCCTTCATTTCCAAATATAAACTGCTCAG GCACTCAGCCACTCATTCTCCACAGAAATCTCACCAGTGTGGCTACTGTGAAAAGACCTTTCACAGGAAAGACCATCTAAAGAATCACCTTCAGACTCATGACCCTAACAAGATGGCCTTCAAGTGTGAAGAATGTGGCAAGAAGTACAACACCAAACTAGGCTACAAGAGACACTTGGCTCTTCATGCAGCCACCAGTGGGGACCTTACCTGTAGGGTATGTGCCCAGGAATTTGGTGGCACTGAAGTTCTGTTGGAACACCTCAAAAGCCATGCAGGGAAACCAACTGGCAAtaccaaggaaaagaaacataagTGTGACCACTGTGAGCGTCACTTCTATACCCGTAAAGATGTGCGGCGTCACATGGTAGTTCACACAGGCTGCAAAGACTTTCTATGCCAGTTTTGTGCCCAGAGGTTTGGGCGGAAGGACCACTTGACTCGCCATACTAGGAAGACTCATCCACAAGAATTGCTCAAGAGCAGGTTGCAGAATGGTGACTCAGTGGGTCTCCTTGACCAGCTTTTTCCATTCAGACTGAAGGAAGATGCCAGCACACTGTCCCCTTTTCCTGAACGGGTCTCTGTGCAGAATGGGATTTTGAATAGTTCGGAATCAGAGGAATACAACTGTTCACATCTTCATTCGCAGCCAAGCTTACAAACTGCTCTTCCTCTTGAACCTTCTCCTCATTTGCAAAGGATGGGCTGTGCAGACAGCCTTCCAGCTGTCCATCCCACACCATGCTCAACAGCCGTTCCTGCCAACCTGAACCTTCATCAGCCTAATAAATACGACCTTAGTTCTACCTCATTTGCAGCAGGATCCCTCAAGAATATACCGATAAAAGTGGATGTTAAAGGTTACAATGTGCATCTTCTGGAGGACCTGCCATTACCAGAACCTCAATCTCTCCACAAAATCAGTCTGGAAGAAGCTTCCTCAGGGCCTGTAGGGGATACTAACAAGTACCCAGTGCACAAGGagacagaggcagcagctgaaacTACAAGCCTGCCTTTCATGGATCTCACTCACGTGATGAGTTTCTGGCAGCTCCCACCAGGTGACAACCAGAACACTACTGGGGACATCACAATGGCATTTGGTCCAGAGGAACCATCACACAGGCTGAATGGCCTCGGCCAACAGCAAGGTCTTCAGCTAGCAACTGGTGGGATGGCCATAAACCAGCTGCATCATCTTCCTCGCTCCTTTCCATCCACTACAAATTCTGTAACATTGCCTCATTTTCACCATGCCTTCAAATAA